One window of Paludibacter propionicigenes WB4 genomic DNA carries:
- the guaB gene encoding IMP dehydrogenase — MSFIAERVQIEGLTFDDVLLVPAYSDVLPRNVDLTTQFSRRIELKIPIVSAAMDTVTECKMAISIAREGGIGVIHKNMTIAEQAKQVEIVKRAENGMISNPVTIRKGATVGDALALMAEYKIGGIPVVDEQGYLVGIVTNRDLRFQRDMDKEVDAIMTKENLITTTRSTDLEAAADILQQFKIEKLPVVDENNKLVGLLTYKDITKAKDKPRACKDAQGRLRVAAGVGVTHDTMDRVDALVHAGVDAIVIDTAHGHSLSVVKMLKEVKAKYTEIDVVVGNIATGEAALALVEAGADAVKVGIGPGSICTTRVIAGVGVPQLSAIYEVSKALAGTGVPVIADGGIRYSGDIVKALAAGANTIMAGSLFAGVEESPGETIIFNGRKFKSYRGMGSLEAMDKGSKDRYFQDMEDDIKKLVPEGISARVAFKGALFEVIYQMIGGLRAGMGYCGAHTIKELHNAKFTRITNAGVAESHPHDVTITSEAPNYSRENN; from the coding sequence ATGTCATTTATTGCCGAAAGAGTTCAAATTGAAGGTTTGACGTTTGACGACGTATTACTTGTTCCCGCCTATTCCGATGTTTTACCCCGCAACGTCGATCTTACCACTCAGTTTTCACGCCGAATAGAATTAAAAATTCCGATTGTTTCTGCTGCCATGGATACGGTTACAGAATGCAAGATGGCTATTTCTATAGCTCGTGAGGGAGGTATAGGTGTGATTCACAAAAACATGACCATTGCCGAACAAGCCAAACAGGTTGAAATAGTAAAACGTGCCGAAAACGGTATGATTTCTAATCCGGTAACAATTCGTAAAGGAGCAACTGTGGGCGATGCGTTGGCTTTGATGGCCGAATATAAAATCGGGGGTATACCTGTAGTGGATGAGCAGGGATATTTGGTTGGTATTGTTACCAATCGCGATTTACGTTTCCAGCGTGATATGGACAAAGAGGTAGATGCTATAATGACCAAAGAGAACCTCATTACAACTACCCGTTCTACAGATTTGGAAGCTGCTGCCGATATTCTTCAACAGTTTAAGATAGAGAAACTTCCGGTTGTTGATGAAAACAACAAATTGGTCGGATTGCTTACCTACAAAGATATTACCAAAGCCAAAGATAAACCCCGTGCTTGTAAAGATGCTCAGGGTCGTTTGCGTGTGGCAGCCGGTGTTGGTGTAACGCATGATACAATGGATCGAGTAGATGCATTGGTACATGCGGGAGTTGATGCTATTGTTATAGATACTGCTCACGGGCATTCATTGTCGGTGGTGAAAATGTTGAAAGAGGTAAAAGCTAAATATACCGAAATTGATGTAGTGGTAGGTAATATTGCTACCGGTGAAGCTGCCTTAGCTTTGGTTGAAGCAGGTGCAGATGCCGTAAAAGTAGGGATAGGTCCTGGTTCTATTTGTACTACCCGTGTTATTGCCGGAGTAGGTGTACCTCAACTTTCTGCTATCTACGAAGTTTCTAAGGCTTTGGCCGGAACAGGTGTTCCTGTGATAGCTGATGGTGGTATTCGTTATTCAGGCGATATTGTAAAAGCTCTTGCAGCAGGTGCCAACACCATTATGGCCGGTTCACTTTTTGCCGGAGTAGAAGAATCACCGGGTGAAACAATTATTTTTAATGGTCGTAAGTTTAAATCTTACCGTGGAATGGGTTCCCTCGAAGCCATGGATAAGGGTTCGAAAGATCGTTATTTCCAGGATATGGAAGACGATATTAAGAAATTGGTTCCCGAAGGAATTTCTGCTCGTGTAGCATTTAAAGGAGCATTGTTCGAAGTAATTTATCAGATGATTGGTGGTTTACGTGCCGGAATGGGATATTGTGGAGCACACACAATCAAGGAGTTACACAATGCTAAGTTTACTCGTATTACCAATGCCGGTGTTGCAGAAAGCCACCCACATGACGTAACAATTACCAGTGAAGCACCAAATTATAGTCGCGAAAACAACTAG
- a CDS encoding RelA/SpoT family protein produces MSQTELEPLTDDELIQQEFDALLVDYSKTSHRQKVELITKAFNFAKAAHKGIKRRSGEPYIMHPLAVARIVVREIGLGSTSICSALLHDVVEDTDYTVEDIENLFGAKIAQIVDGLTKISGGVFAEKASEQAENFRKLLITMSDDIRVILIKLSDRLHNMRTLGSMPLAKQYKIAGETQYIYAPLAHRLGLFRIKTELENLSFKFEHPDAFKEIEDKLAVDEESRNEFYKEFSEPINKKLTEMGYEFKLRARLKSVYSIWRKMSTRNIPFEEVYDILAERIVFKPHGELTEKEQCWMLYSAITAIYKPHPERIRDWVSTPKANGYEALHVTVMGPHGRWVEVQIRSERMNDIAEKGLAAHWKYKSGESDESELDKWLKTIKELLEHPEPNAIDFMDTFKLNLFASEIFVFTPKGDIKTIAQGATALDFAYSVHSELGNHCIGAKVNHKLVPLSYKLNSGDQVEILTSKKQTPQPEWLDYVTTAKAKARLKALFKKEEKAFVVEGQKRIEEILKSVNLGLENENIVRILNYYNITQRGELYLQAGKGILNLDDISKVIFKPKTQNVFVKYLKMPFVSSSDNKQAQTVPIDSKIDKKKPFKLTEENAGKTYTLADCCHPIPGDDVLGYVDDSEKIIVHKRQCPVAAKLKSSYGERIVSAEWATHKVLSFVEILEIKGIDKKGVLIQILKVISDGYGVNINKMNIETDAGIFVGRFYIYVHDTEDINNLCRNIIKIKEINSVQRIQE; encoded by the coding sequence ATGTCGCAAACCGAACTTGAACCGCTAACCGATGATGAGCTCATTCAGCAGGAATTTGATGCATTGCTCGTAGACTATAGTAAGACCAGTCACCGTCAAAAAGTTGAGCTGATTACCAAGGCGTTCAATTTTGCGAAGGCGGCTCATAAAGGTATCAAACGTCGTTCCGGAGAGCCTTATATTATGCACCCTTTGGCTGTCGCGCGCATTGTGGTACGCGAAATTGGTCTGGGTTCAACCTCCATCTGCTCTGCCTTGCTTCACGATGTGGTTGAAGATACCGATTACACGGTCGAAGATATTGAAAATCTTTTCGGAGCCAAAATAGCTCAAATTGTTGATGGTCTGACCAAAATATCGGGTGGTGTTTTTGCAGAAAAAGCATCGGAGCAAGCGGAAAACTTCAGGAAGCTGCTCATTACTATGTCCGACGACATTCGGGTGATTCTTATAAAACTTTCGGACAGACTTCATAACATGCGAACACTCGGTTCCATGCCTTTAGCCAAGCAATACAAAATTGCTGGCGAAACACAATATATCTACGCTCCCCTTGCTCACCGATTAGGACTTTTCCGCATAAAAACAGAACTCGAAAATCTCAGCTTTAAGTTTGAACATCCCGATGCTTTTAAAGAAATAGAAGATAAACTGGCTGTAGATGAGGAATCCCGCAACGAATTTTACAAAGAATTTTCAGAACCGATAAATAAGAAGCTTACGGAGATGGGCTACGAGTTTAAACTTCGGGCTCGTTTAAAGTCTGTTTATTCTATTTGGCGGAAAATGTCCACCCGCAATATTCCTTTTGAAGAAGTCTACGATATTTTGGCCGAACGTATTGTTTTCAAGCCACATGGAGAGTTGACAGAGAAGGAGCAGTGCTGGATGTTATACTCAGCCATAACAGCCATTTACAAACCTCACCCCGAACGTATCCGCGACTGGGTAAGTACGCCGAAAGCCAATGGATACGAAGCATTGCACGTAACGGTGATGGGACCACATGGTAGATGGGTGGAAGTCCAGATTCGGAGTGAAAGGATGAATGATATTGCGGAAAAAGGTCTGGCTGCACACTGGAAATACAAATCGGGAGAGTCTGATGAGTCCGAATTGGATAAATGGCTGAAAACAATTAAAGAATTGTTGGAGCATCCGGAGCCGAATGCGATCGACTTTATGGATACTTTCAAGCTAAATCTTTTTGCTTCCGAAATTTTTGTATTTACCCCCAAGGGTGATATTAAAACCATCGCGCAGGGAGCTACAGCGCTTGATTTTGCATACTCCGTTCACTCCGAGCTCGGAAATCATTGTATCGGAGCAAAGGTAAATCACAAGCTGGTTCCACTTAGCTACAAGCTTAATAGTGGCGATCAGGTAGAAATTCTTACTTCCAAAAAGCAAACTCCACAGCCTGAGTGGTTGGATTATGTAACCACTGCTAAGGCTAAAGCCAGATTAAAAGCACTTTTCAAGAAAGAAGAAAAAGCATTTGTTGTTGAAGGGCAAAAAAGAATAGAAGAGATTCTGAAATCAGTTAACCTTGGGCTCGAAAATGAAAACATCGTTCGTATTCTGAACTATTACAACATCACGCAACGGGGTGAGTTATATTTGCAGGCGGGCAAAGGAATATTGAATCTGGACGACATTAGCAAGGTGATATTTAAACCAAAGACTCAGAATGTTTTTGTGAAATATCTCAAAATGCCTTTTGTCAGCTCCTCCGACAATAAACAAGCGCAGACTGTACCCATTGACAGTAAGATTGACAAGAAAAAACCATTTAAGCTTACCGAAGAGAATGCCGGAAAGACCTACACGCTGGCAGATTGTTGTCATCCCATTCCGGGAGATGATGTATTAGGATATGTGGATGACTCCGAAAAAATAATTGTACACAAACGGCAATGCCCCGTAGCTGCTAAGCTCAAGAGCAGTTATGGTGAGCGGATAGTTTCAGCCGAATGGGCAACGCACAAGGTACTTTCGTTTGTAGAGATACTCGAAATTAAAGGGATTGACAAAAAAGGCGTGTTGATCCAGATTCTGAAGGTTATTTCTGATGGATATGGAGTGAATATCAATAAGATGAATATAGAAACCGATGCTGGTATTTTTGTCGGAAGATTTTATATTTATGTGCATGATACGGAGGACATCAATAATCTCTGTCGGAATATTATTAAAATAAAAGAGATAAATTCTGTTCAGAGAATACAAGAGTAG
- a CDS encoding rhodanese-like domain-containing protein, whose translation MKSKCLMLALSLLMAFSAFSQSNPSQLKSLPTAEFKKLVDAKSVQLIDVRTAEEFAAGHIAGAVNIDVNKPDFAENIKKLSKKKPLALYCRSGNRSKMAASKIADLGFVIYELNSGFKDWMQAGFPTIK comes from the coding sequence ATGAAATCAAAGTGTTTAATGTTGGCGTTGAGCCTCTTAATGGCTTTTTCGGCATTCTCTCAATCCAATCCATCGCAGCTAAAGTCATTGCCAACTGCGGAATTTAAAAAACTTGTGGACGCTAAATCTGTTCAATTGATAGATGTACGCACAGCCGAAGAATTTGCTGCAGGTCATATTGCCGGTGCAGTAAATATTGATGTAAATAAGCCTGATTTTGCCGAAAATATAAAAAAACTGAGCAAGAAAAAACCGCTTGCATTGTATTGCCGGAGTGGAAACAGGAGCAAAATGGCAGCGTCAAAAATTGCAGATTTGGGCTTTGTAATTTACGAATTGAATAGTGGTTTTAAAGATTGGATGCAAGCCGGATTCCCTACTATTAAATAG
- a CDS encoding alanine dehydrogenase — MKRDPKEKRSLFPEECLLREIARQPRLSIGIPKENADVETRLALTPEGVAIVTEEGHSVYVQRGAGVPMSYSDLQYSEAGAFMVDDASEVFAADIVLKIAPPTIEELNLMHERSSILSMLQLSNLSTDCIKLMMKKKMNAIAFELIKDEQKTFPVVSSISEIEGNTAIAVAAELMSNERGGKGLLLGGVAGISPTEVVILGAGIAGSVAARTALALGALVKIFDHDINKLRKIQHYLGQQVFTSVIHPNVLIKALASADAVIGNLRYINGSDRFMVSEDLVKTMKTGAILIDMSVDQGGCFETSECRTLQNPIFEKHGVIHYCVPNISARVARTSSMALSNIFAPILLKIAHSGCVKSAISESAGFRHGAYIFEGVLVNRLIGSYYGIASNDVSLLLPGY; from the coding sequence ATGAAACGAGATCCGAAAGAAAAGCGTTCACTTTTCCCCGAAGAGTGTTTGTTGCGCGAAATTGCCCGTCAACCGCGTCTATCGATTGGAATTCCGAAAGAAAATGCTGATGTAGAAACTCGTTTGGCGCTTACGCCCGAAGGAGTAGCTATTGTTACTGAAGAAGGTCATAGCGTTTACGTTCAGCGAGGTGCCGGTGTCCCCATGTCATATTCCGATTTACAGTACAGCGAAGCCGGAGCGTTTATGGTCGACGATGCTTCGGAGGTGTTTGCTGCCGATATAGTACTTAAAATAGCTCCGCCAACCATCGAAGAACTTAATTTGATGCACGAACGTTCTTCTATATTATCGATGTTGCAATTGTCCAATTTATCAACCGACTGTATTAAGTTGATGATGAAGAAAAAGATGAATGCCATTGCTTTTGAGTTGATAAAGGATGAGCAAAAAACGTTCCCCGTGGTAAGCTCCATTTCCGAAATTGAAGGAAATACAGCGATTGCTGTTGCTGCCGAACTGATGAGTAACGAACGGGGAGGAAAAGGATTGTTGCTCGGTGGAGTCGCCGGAATTTCGCCTACAGAAGTTGTTATTCTGGGTGCCGGAATTGCCGGATCGGTAGCCGCCCGAACTGCTTTAGCTCTAGGTGCATTGGTCAAAATCTTTGATCATGATATTAATAAGCTGCGCAAAATACAGCATTATCTCGGACAGCAGGTTTTTACCTCTGTTATCCACCCCAATGTGCTGATTAAAGCCCTTGCTTCGGCCGATGCGGTGATAGGTAACCTGAGGTACATCAATGGATCCGATCGTTTTATGGTTTCGGAAGATTTGGTCAAAACCATGAAAACCGGTGCGATATTGATTGATATGAGTGTAGATCAGGGTGGTTGTTTTGAAACATCGGAATGTCGCACACTGCAAAATCCGATTTTTGAGAAACACGGAGTTATTCATTATTGTGTTCCCAATATTTCGGCTCGCGTAGCACGCACTTCGTCTATGGCGTTGAGCAATATTTTTGCCCCTATACTGCTGAAAATTGCTCATTCCGGTTGTGTGAAATCGGCTATTTCAGAAAGTGCCGGTTTTCGTCATGGAGCCTATATCTTCGAAGGTGTATTGGTCAATCGACTGATAGGAAGCTATTACGGTATAGCATCGAATGATGTAAGCTTGTTATTGCCGGGTTATTAA
- a CDS encoding DMT family transporter, whose protein sequence is MENKKLGGHIALFSANVIFGINNPISRALMPEILSPFTLTFFRLFGGMLLFWSVSLFTRKERVAPKDILLLFCASFFGLTLNQLPFFVGLSMTSPIDASIVVTMLPILTMILAAIIIKEPITLMKAVGVVVGASGALLLVFSSQTKHTGNGNFWGDLIVFSATFSFAIYLTVFKNLISRYSPVTIMKWMFLFATIVCTPFCYKPLMQTDFTLLSANTYWRIGYMVVFATFLGYLLVPIGQKVLRPTTLSMYNYVQPIVASMLAVAIGMDTFGYEKALSGVLVFAGVYIVTQSKSRAQMEAERLAKRK, encoded by the coding sequence ATGGAAAATAAAAAACTTGGAGGGCATATAGCTCTTTTCTCGGCCAATGTTATTTTTGGTATCAACAATCCTATTTCCAGAGCGCTGATGCCGGAAATACTCAGTCCGTTTACGCTTACATTCTTTCGGTTATTTGGTGGAATGTTACTATTCTGGAGCGTATCGTTATTTACCAGAAAGGAGCGTGTTGCGCCGAAAGACATTTTATTGTTATTCTGTGCTTCATTTTTTGGGTTGACATTGAACCAGCTTCCATTCTTTGTTGGTTTATCCATGACTTCGCCCATCGATGCGTCCATTGTTGTCACCATGCTGCCCATTCTGACTATGATACTGGCAGCCATCATCATTAAAGAACCTATCACACTGATGAAGGCCGTGGGGGTTGTGGTTGGTGCTTCGGGAGCCTTATTGTTGGTTTTCAGCAGTCAGACGAAGCACACCGGAAATGGAAATTTCTGGGGTGATTTAATCGTTTTTTCAGCCACTTTTTCGTTTGCTATCTACCTCACAGTTTTCAAAAATCTGATATCAAGATATTCGCCTGTCACCATTATGAAATGGATGTTTTTGTTCGCCACCATTGTTTGTACGCCTTTTTGTTACAAGCCATTGATGCAAACCGACTTTACATTGCTGAGTGCCAACACCTACTGGCGCATAGGATATATGGTCGTTTTTGCCACTTTTCTGGGTTATCTGCTGGTGCCTATCGGACAAAAAGTGCTTCGCCCCACCACACTGAGCATGTATAATTACGTTCAACCCATAGTGGCTTCGATGCTTGCGGTGGCTATAGGTATGGATACTTTCGGGTACGAAAAAGCCCTGTCGGGAGTGTTGGTTTTTGCCGGAGTGTATATCGTTACGCAAAGCAAATCGAGAGCGCAAATGGAAGCTGAAAGACTCGCGAAAAGAAAATAG
- a CDS encoding HEPN domain-containing protein has product MWQKINDTSNGKIWARGLGVFGVIGKPKNEKTCISKIRTEKNRAYKMIEKLNIEAFELIDLVTYKPNEIPMERPELSGSIKERGFVDLSDKLVGYGIERTTDHIGNTISIFIHKENGSYGFNEFDFHKFGTLVENLNSLESFNKKASLSFIEAETLKWVINVYNSKKAESSLYDCLMSSIDLQVKPYTFYFPILNLEIETSFKIGNVEFTFFTKEYFDTLYKSLKEKNKTLTEKTFSNIYRKDFQGKVLAKVTVTGERNKAEEIAKDVAEISVDVLKLFSETAIAVAEKKTMFDLNHKLSYQLESNYLTHNQDKEDSLSINSKYNNYPFTFTEKHYNSAKQLGLKTFSDFISKRQDCELNDIIIQSIHLFGFAISNWDLNLRCVNLITILESIFLKDDDEWKMEEKTKKRLANLLSNQQQEKERIKIIFSNIYQVRHKMIHKAKRLNIDFKELSEAQRIIVTAFIRLIQFNLEFGYKDKLALIEKLEETKTDN; this is encoded by the coding sequence TTGTGGCAGAAAATTAATGACACTTCTAACGGAAAAATATGGGCAAGGGGATTAGGCGTATTTGGAGTTATAGGTAAGCCAAAAAATGAAAAGACTTGCATAAGTAAAATTAGGACTGAAAAAAATAGAGCATATAAAATGATTGAAAAACTGAACATAGAAGCTTTTGAACTTATTGACTTAGTAACGTATAAGCCAAATGAGATTCCAATGGAACGCCCTGAATTGTCTGGTTCAATAAAGGAGAGAGGTTTTGTTGATTTGTCAGATAAGCTTGTCGGATATGGTATCGAAAGAACAACTGATCACATTGGAAATACTATTTCAATTTTCATTCATAAAGAAAATGGTAGTTATGGCTTTAATGAATTTGACTTCCATAAATTTGGGACTCTTGTTGAAAACTTGAATTCATTAGAAAGTTTCAACAAAAAAGCTTCATTAAGCTTTATTGAAGCAGAGACTCTTAAATGGGTAATCAATGTTTACAATAGCAAAAAAGCAGAATCTTCATTATATGATTGTTTAATGTCTTCCATTGATTTGCAAGTCAAGCCATATACTTTTTATTTTCCTATTTTAAATCTTGAGATTGAAACTTCTTTCAAAATAGGGAATGTTGAATTTACATTCTTCACAAAAGAGTACTTTGATACTCTTTACAAATCACTAAAAGAGAAAAATAAAACACTTACAGAAAAAACCTTTAGTAATATCTATCGTAAAGACTTTCAAGGTAAAGTTTTAGCCAAAGTAACAGTAACAGGAGAAAGAAACAAAGCAGAAGAAATCGCAAAGGATGTAGCCGAAATTTCAGTAGACGTATTGAAGTTATTTAGCGAAACTGCTATTGCTGTAGCAGAAAAAAAGACGATGTTCGATTTAAACCATAAATTGAGTTATCAACTAGAGTCTAATTATTTGACTCATAATCAAGACAAAGAAGATAGTTTATCAATCAATAGTAAATACAATAATTATCCTTTTACATTTACAGAAAAACATTATAATAGTGCTAAACAATTAGGTCTAAAAACATTCTCTGATTTTATTTCAAAGAGACAAGATTGTGAACTAAATGATATTATTATTCAATCAATTCATTTGTTTGGTTTTGCAATCTCAAATTGGGATTTGAATCTTAGATGCGTAAATCTAATAACGATATTAGAAAGTATCTTTCTTAAAGACGATGATGAATGGAAAATGGAAGAAAAAACGAAGAAAAGACTTGCAAACTTGCTATCTAATCAACAACAAGAAAAAGAAAGAATAAAGATTATTTTTAGCAACATTTATCAAGTTAGGCACAAAATGATTCACAAAGCTAAACGATTAAATATCGACTTTAAAGAGTTATCTGAAGCGCAAAGAATTATTGTAACTGCATTCATTCGCTTGATTCAGTTTAACCTTGAATTTGGATATAAAGACAAGTTGGCTCTAATCGAAAAATTGGAAGAAACAAAAACTGATAACTAA
- a CDS encoding bile acid:sodium symporter family protein: MLKRLKPYMMPTAITVGAVFYQFFTMLSFLTPYLIFIMLFLTYCKLKFDNIRVTPLHLWLILIQILGSIAVYLILRPFNAILAQGVMICLLAPTATSAPVITGMLKGNVASLTAYSLISNLSVALIAPVIFSLIGSYNSLPFLDSFITILRPIFVLLFLPFALSLLLQRTNPQVAARIGSFSGLSFYLWSLALGIVTGRTVEFIVKQNSANYSIEILIAIGAFIICASQFLVGRMIGKRYDDTVAGGQGLGQKNTILAIWMAQMYLNPIASIGPGAYVLWQNIINSYQVWLKRKTL; this comes from the coding sequence ATGTTGAAAAGATTAAAACCCTATATGATGCCTACCGCCATTACGGTGGGTGCTGTTTTCTACCAATTCTTCACTATGTTGTCGTTTCTGACACCATACCTCATCTTCATCATGCTCTTTCTTACCTATTGCAAGTTGAAATTTGATAATATCAGGGTTACCCCTTTGCATCTCTGGCTGATACTGATTCAAATATTGGGGAGTATTGCGGTTTATTTGATATTACGTCCTTTTAATGCTATACTGGCTCAGGGAGTAATGATTTGCTTATTGGCGCCAACTGCTACCTCTGCCCCGGTAATCACAGGCATGCTTAAGGGGAATGTAGCCAGTCTGACGGCTTACAGTTTAATAAGTAATTTATCTGTAGCTCTCATAGCACCGGTTATATTTTCGCTGATAGGAAGTTATAATAGTCTGCCTTTTCTTGATTCTTTCATAACTATTTTACGACCGATTTTTGTTCTATTGTTTCTTCCGTTTGCACTGTCATTGTTATTGCAAAGAACGAATCCGCAAGTAGCTGCAAGGATAGGATCATTTTCAGGTTTGTCTTTTTATCTCTGGTCGTTGGCGCTAGGCATTGTTACGGGCAGGACTGTAGAATTTATTGTAAAGCAGAACAGCGCAAATTATTCAATAGAAATACTTATTGCTATTGGTGCTTTTATAATTTGTGCTTCGCAGTTTCTTGTAGGCCGAATGATAGGAAAGCGATATGACGATACAGTGGCCGGAGGACAGGGATTGGGGCAAAAAAACACAATACTTGCCATCTGGATGGCGCAAATGTATCTGAATCCGATAGCATCTATCGGCCCCGGAGCTTACGTACTTTGGCAGAATATTATTAATTCCTACCAGGTATGGCTAAAGCGGAAGACTTTGTAG